Genomic window (Nymphaea colorata isolate Beijing-Zhang1983 chromosome 1, ASM883128v2, whole genome shotgun sequence):
ATCATTTTAGTTTATGAAATATAGTTTTAACTTACGAAAATTCCGTAATCTAAACGCCCGGCTTCTTTACGAGGCTCTTCTTTGTATTGCCGAAAGTTCCAATGCTACATAATCAAAGGCGAGGGGGAGGTTGAACCTTCATCCAGATTAGCAAACACGTTAAGACGGCAGGAAGCAGCACACGAAGGCACGAACAGCAGGCGCAAAGGCACGCACAAACACGAAGCATAGCATGAATACAGTCCTGAAATTTTAACGCACGGAGCTACTCCAGACAGTAACATACACGCAGACAAAACGCTATCGGGCATTAAAGCGCTTCTTGGCCACACGCACAGGGCTCACAAGCCTCATCATCACCAAGCCATTGCCACGAATAGGTGCATTGTATGAAGGAATCGGCTTTTCAAGCTAGCTGTGCATGTTGATGGCCGCTGTTGCCCGTGACTCTATATGTCCTCCTCCAGCTCGGTATAGCCGGGCTCGGGCGAAGTGACAGAACCTTGGAAGATGGTTAACACGTGCCCTTCTTCGACTCTATGCCATTCAAGTGTCTTCTTGTCGGACATGGGACTTTGGTTGTGAACAAAAAAGTGTTCGTCGGCCGCAATTTCCAGAGCTTGAAGCTTCTCCTTCAAACCACTAACTGTGTCGGTAGATTTCACTTCGACATACACCTCCTTATTAGTCCTTGCTTGTTCCACTATTATATTCATGGTGCTATGTCTTTTCGGAGATAAAGTCTTAGCCGGCTTGATCAGGACATCTATCCGAGATTGTTCGGAGACGCCAAACTCCGCCAGAGTGAGCACTGGATCCGAAAGTTTCCTATTCTGATGCAGAAGAAGAAGCCTGTTAGCCGGCACTCCGATTCGCTCGTGAATTCCCTCCTTCGGCTTCAAGAAGTTGACGGTGTTTGATTTGTCGAATTTGAGGAAGATCAGGTCCTCTAATCCTTTGACGTGCACCTGAAGCTTCCCGGCTTCGGGATTGACGAGAACCTCCACGCAGCAACCTTCCCACAGCCCATAAGGTTGAACATCCTTCTCATCATCCATAAATGTGTTGTTGAAGAGAACGCTCTGTTGCTTGACAGGAATGCCGGAACATTTTTCCAGCCTTTCTTTTATGTCCAGAACTGTGTCAAAGAAGCCAACCTCGATCCTGTATTTACTGCCATTGCTCAGCTCGAAATCGACTTCCATTGCCTTGTTTACACTACTACTATATTCACGAGCAATGCTGGAATGTCATaaccctctgtctctctctctctcactctctgcACCAAGTCTGTTGATCCATACAAAACAACAGGAATTTCATGGGCTTTCACGACTCTATATTCTGTTGCAGAAAACCAACAAACCACCACGAgtttcttatatttttaatgGGCGGGAATTCTATAATGATTAGTCCTCTTACATGGTGTTTTGTGTTAATTACATTCATTAATGAAGCAGTGATAACTTACATGAGTTGCAGAAGAAATACCACCAATTTTAGCACTAATACTACGCGATTACTCAGCTTATTGACGAGAGAACGTAGCTCTTGAGTGTTTAGAAATTCGATTTGCAGAGGCAGTCGGCTGAGCACCCAAAAAATGAGTAACAAACATTCTGACACTTCTGGAAACAGTTAAGAGATCAGTACCTCACGTTTTCAAAATGCATGGGGGAGCATGCATCAAGCATCTGAGTTTCGGATCAATGCATTTTTGGGACATGAGATAAAAATCCTTTGaaagaacaataaaagaaaatgccaGACTAAAATAACTAAAGcagtaaaaataaatataacacTAAACCATCCATATTACCTCACCTGGGGCATCAATTTTTTGGAAGTTACCTCCTGGGTCGAAAGCAAGACCTTAATTTGGGACGATAAGGCTgctcaaacacacacacacatatacatatatatatatattcaaccaaGTTTTTTCATAAAGCGTCACACTTGCGACCATGTGACATGGCTTCTTACAATTTAAGTCACATTTAATGAGAGAGAGTGGAGATCAATAACTAAGAAGTCAAAAACTTTCAGATTTGGTGGTAGTTACTCTCTAATGTCCTCTGtctatgtgtgcatgtgtgttgGGCGGCCAAGATATGAGCTTACTGTGGCCCGGGTGGACCAGCCTGTGGATCTGATTGACCATAGTTTGTTAGTTAAAGCCTAATTTCCGATCAACACAATTGAGAAACTGCTTTTAGTGTCCTCTGGCGGAGGATGCACCTGAAGTGGATGTTTCATTTCATGGATTATGGCATGCATGCCCATGGGTAAGGTTCCCTTGACATGTTACCTAAATCTTATTTCTGTGGTCTCTTCCCCTATGGTTCATGCCGCATAGTGACATATGTAggcgatattttgaaaatatcaagaatTTATTTCTAAAGCAAGATAAGtcattttaaaaggaaaaatctcacgttatttcaaaatattgtgaaaAGGGAAACTTGTCGTGCTACCTTCGtgatgtttttccctttttataaATAGGTTCTTTAATGTATTTTTAGTAcatgtttccttttcttgtttgcttttggaattttaacaattattttgatttttatcatCATATGTACGAAAACTAATATAAAACTCttagttttaaaatttctacTATTTTTCTTTAGATTTCTGAATTCTTGAGATTTttctaagaaagaaaaactttcttGAAAATTACTTGGCAAAAAACCTTGCTGATAAAAACCTGAGgagtatattttttattatgtctCGTAGCTGTTTTTGCATCCTATTGTTTTGTGTAGATGTTCTTTTATTACTTTCCTACACCCTCCTTTGTATGTAGAGACACTTGGTTATGGTGGAAAGGATTTGGAATAACCTAACTATTAGcactgtgatttcaatataaaaaatgtgcTATAACCACTCTTTTATGTCAGGAAAGTGGGAGAAGAGCTGAGTAATGAACTTGAGTTGCAgattccctcttcttcttttctttaggAGCAATTTCGTAATTTCATTGtatacttttattttttcaagaattgAATGAAAACGTTGAGGGCCTATCGGCTGCACACAGTCACGAGTTCGAGGTCCATAGAACAGGCTAGAGCTCAAATTTGACTCACATAACTTGTTTCTGTTAAGTCTATCTTCTTTTAATTCCTTTTTAACTAGTCTTTCATTATActtcaacatttattatgtaaccaagtcgagtttaaacgaATCTAATTCTTATAAGTCAAACTTGACTCGAGTTCTTACAATTCAAACTCTACTTTAACATTTCAAGCTTACATTTGAGCTCATTTATGAATAAACGAGTCTAGTCGCATCGAGTGAAGCTTGAGTCCAAACTACCTGTTCGTTGTGGTGGGGTTTGTCTTAAAACCACCACTCTTTGCTGAATTCAAGGTCTGAGACAAAGGGCGCATGCGCCCctgctcttcttcctttgtgCCAcctgaaatctctctctctctctctctgtgaaagAAATAGTACTTCAATTTGTTCTTTCATGTGTTGCCCCCAAAAATTAAACATCAACAACAACTAAATCCTTATAGCAGAAGAAGATGGTGGCTGCGGCGAGAAGAAAGTGTCAAGAACAACGATCATTATAAGCATAACAATTCCAGCAGAACCTCTGGCCAGGTTCTGTGGCTTGGCTCGATGCTTACATGTACGCAAAGATAGGAAGAGAGAGGATACCAACAGTTTACCCTGCGTGAAGAGGGAGAATAGCAACAGCACCCTGTGAAATTTCTATTGTCCGTTGATGTTTCGTAGGTTATGAGTTGTGTCAATGGGGCAAcctattaaaattatattttaaaacttcattttttatttactcttgatttttcttttcttttatattttccttccactaaaattctatatttttctttaattttgaaaatttatgtgaATTATAAGactaaatgttttctttttttcattttacaacttttgagaatataaaattagTTGTACTGTGTAgctacatttttcaaaattatcgtGTCCAAACTCCCGTATTCGCACATGTGTGACATAGGGGGCAACTGAAGGCCATTTTCCCTTAATAATAAATAAGAGTAATGGGGTCTTGACTACTGGCAGTTTCATTTTAAGTTACATTTTGTAATAGGTGAGTCTTGGATGTTGGAGGTTTCACTTTTAGGTTGTTACATTTTGTAATAGGTCTCCCAC
Coding sequences:
- the LOC116246327 gene encoding ubiquitin domain-containing protein 7SL RNA2-like; this translates as MEVDFELSNGSKYRIEVGFFDTVLDIKERLEKCSGIPVKQQSVLFNNTFMDDEKDVQPYGLWEGCCVEVLVNPEAGKLQVHVKGLEDLIFLKFDKSNTVNFLKPKEGIHERIGVPANRLLLLHQNRKLSDPVLTLAEFGVSEQSRIDVLIKPAKTLSPKRHSTMNIIVEQARTNKEVYVEVKSTDTVSGLKEKLQALEIAADEHFFVHNQSPMSDKKTLEWHRVEEGHVLTIFQGSVTSPEPGYTELEEDI